In Herbaspirillum sp. WKF16, one genomic interval encodes:
- a CDS encoding transposase — translation MARLPRLVAPHQPHHIIQRGHDGVSIFRDADDHLAFLGWLKEAARQFKLAIHAYVLMPDHIHLLATPADDQGLARMMQWIGRHYVPYFNQKYGRSGTLWQGRYRATVVDAELYLLAVCRYIELNPVRNGLVAAPGDYPWSSYMHHIGAKQDGLVTDHPRYWSIGNTPFDREIAYRQLTEEALSQDDVATITDATLKGWALGSEDFKVALERQTRRRVSPAKRGRPMLAKAPAADGDAGDES, via the coding sequence ATGGCCCGCCTTCCCCGCCTCGTCGCCCCCCACCAGCCGCATCACATCATCCAGCGCGGCCACGACGGCGTGAGCATCTTTCGCGACGCCGACGATCACCTGGCCTTCCTCGGCTGGCTCAAGGAGGCGGCGCGCCAGTTCAAGCTCGCCATCCATGCCTATGTGCTGATGCCGGATCATATCCACCTGCTGGCCACGCCCGCCGACGACCAGGGCCTGGCACGGATGATGCAGTGGATAGGGCGCCACTACGTCCCGTACTTCAACCAGAAATACGGCCGCAGCGGCACCTTGTGGCAGGGGCGCTACCGCGCCACCGTGGTGGACGCCGAGCTCTACCTGCTGGCCGTGTGCCGGTACATCGAGCTCAATCCGGTGCGCAACGGCCTGGTCGCGGCGCCCGGCGACTACCCTTGGTCGAGCTACATGCATCACATTGGCGCAAAACAGGATGGCCTCGTTACCGACCATCCCCGTTACTGGTCGATCGGCAATACGCCTTTCGACCGCGAAATTGCCTATCGGCAGTTGACCGAAGAGGCGCTGTCCCAGGATGACGTGGCCACCATTACCGACGCCACGCTCAAGGGGTGGGCGCTGGGCTCGGAGGATTTCAAGGTGGCGCTGGAGCGGCAGACGCGCCGTCGCGTAAGCCCCGCCAAGCGAGGCCGGCCGATGCTGGCGAAGGCGCCCGCGGCCGATGGTGACGCCGGCGACGAGTCGTAG